The Deinococcus sp. Marseille-Q6407 genome has a window encoding:
- a CDS encoding DUF2243 domain-containing protein: MTFSPAARVRFPLSHAQLSRNAWIGFLIGVGLVAAVDEIGLHQLLAWHHFYDKSTPKVGLFSDGLFHAAQMIALIAGSFMMVDMLKARAFSGRMLAAGIIAGMGAFQLWDGTINHKVLEIHQIRYGVEILPYDLTWNAIALALLLTGAVLWRRGLADPAARQPQ; this comes from the coding sequence ATGACCTTTTCCCCTGCTGCCCGCGTCCGTTTCCCGCTGTCCCACGCCCAGCTGAGCCGCAACGCCTGGATCGGCTTTCTGATCGGCGTGGGGTTGGTGGCCGCCGTAGATGAAATCGGCCTGCACCAGCTGCTGGCCTGGCACCACTTTTACGACAAGTCCACCCCTAAGGTGGGCCTGTTCAGCGACGGCCTATTTCACGCCGCGCAGATGATTGCCCTGATTGCCGGCAGCTTCATGATGGTGGACATGCTCAAGGCCCGCGCCTTTTCGGGGCGGATGCTGGCGGCCGGCATCATCGCCGGGATGGGCGCTTTTCAGCTGTGGGACGGCACCATCAACCACAAGGTGCTGGAAATCCACCAGATTCGCTACGGCGTGGAAATTTTGCCGTATGACCTGACTTGGAACGCCATTGCCCTGGCCCTGCTGCTGACCGGCGCAGTGCTGTGGCGCCGTGGCCTGGCCGACCCGGCCGCGCGGCAGCCGCAATGA
- a CDS encoding thiamine diphosphokinase, translating into MPVHPEPSTTQPPAPARTAWLLVAGRLRLPADLSWLPAPDLVIAADGGARHAAALGLAVDRWVGDFDSSTGTELDAPREVHPTAKDQTDGELATQLALAAGCTRLAVVGAFGGRFDHAAALLLGAVRLAEQGLDLWLTSGDEHARPLVGGTGLSLKLAPGTTLSVVALSDLGGLSLSGVRWPLQGADIPLGSGWTLSNEALTGGPVTASLERGRALLVWHSPS; encoded by the coding sequence ATGCCCGTCCATCCCGAACCATCAACCACGCAGCCGCCCGCGCCGGCGCGCACCGCCTGGCTGCTGGTGGCCGGGCGTCTCCGCCTGCCGGCCGACCTGAGCTGGCTGCCGGCCCCCGACTTGGTGATTGCCGCCGACGGTGGCGCCCGGCACGCCGCCGCACTGGGCCTGGCGGTGGACCGCTGGGTGGGCGACTTCGATTCATCAACTGGCACCGAGCTGGACGCGCCGCGTGAAGTTCACCCCACCGCCAAGGACCAGACCGATGGCGAACTGGCCACTCAGCTGGCGCTGGCGGCCGGCTGCACCCGGCTGGCAGTCGTGGGAGCCTTCGGCGGGCGGTTCGACCACGCGGCGGCGTTGCTGCTGGGCGCGGTGCGGCTGGCAGAACAGGGGCTGGACCTCTGGCTGACCAGCGGCGACGAACACGCCCGGCCGCTGGTCGGCGGCACCGGCCTGAGCCTGAAGCTGGCGCCGGGCACCACCCTGAGCGTGGTGGCGCTCAGCGACCTGGGCGGCCTCTCGCTGAGTGGGGTGCGCTGGCCGCTGCAGGGGGCGGATATTCCACTCGGCAGCGGCTGGACCCTCAGCAACGAGGCGCTTACCGGCGGGCCTGTGACCGCCAGTCTGGAGCGGGGGCGGGCGCTGCTGGTGTGGCACTCGCCCAGTTGA